One window from the genome of Raphanus sativus cultivar WK10039 unplaced genomic scaffold, ASM80110v3 Scaffold0102, whole genome shotgun sequence encodes:
- the LOC108851450 gene encoding ethylene-responsive transcription factor RAP2-10: protein MEVAAAVPTSAVATARKREKPYKGIRMRKWGKWVAEIREPNKRSRIWLGSYSTPEAAARAYDTAVFYLRGPSARLNFPELLAGVKVAGGNGCGDMSAAYIRRKAAEVGAQVDALEAAGGNRQHHHQQYQRGNHDYVDDDHSVNHSDYRLNDGQHECTSKEGFKRCNASWEAVDLNKLPDPETSDDD from the coding sequence ATGGAAGTGGCGGCGGCTGTTCCTACTTCGGCGGTTGCGACGgcgaggaagagagagaaaccGTATAAAGGGATAAGGATGAGGAAGTGGGGGAAGTGGGTGGCGGAGATAAGAGAGCCTAACAAACGGTCGAGGATCTGGCTTGGCTCTTACTCAACTCCCGAGGCGGCGGCGAGAGCTTACGACACGGCGGTGTTCTATCTCCGAGGTCCGTCTGCTCGGCTTAATTTCCCGGAGCTTTTAGCCGGCGTTAAGGTAGCGGGAGGAAACGGCTGTGGGGATATGTCGGCGGCTTACATAAGGAGAAAAGCGGCGGAGGTTGGAGCGCAAGTGGATGCGTTAGAAGCGGCGGGAGGGAATCGTcagcatcatcatcaacaatATCAACGTGGTAATCATGATTACGTGGATGATGATCATAGTGTTAATCATAGTGATTATCGTCTTAACGATGGTCAGCATGAGTGTACTAGTAAGGAAGGGTTTAAGAGGTGTAACGCGTCATGGGAAGCGGTCGATTTAAACAAGTTACCGGACCCGGAAACTTCAGATGACGATTAG
- the LOC130501113 gene encoding CBS domain-containing protein CBSX1, chloroplastic-like — translation MDAVVHACPLSITRLRAPLSASSPTLFPPRFLSINSTFSPTLSSLSNSRGPSASSAGATLTAKSSSPRSGVYTVGEFMTKKDDLHVVKPTTTVDEALEILVENRITGFPVIDQDWKLVGLVSDYDLLALDSISGSGSTENAMFPEVDSTWKTFNAVQKLLSKTNGKLVGDLMTPAPVVVEENTNLEDAAKILLETKYRRLPVVDSHGKLVGIITRGNVVRAALQIKRAGDRNA, via the exons ATGGACGCCGTCGTCCATGCTTGTCCACTCTCCATCACGCGCCTACGCGCACCGCTCTCGGCTTCTTCTCCAACTCTTTTCCCGCCGAGATTCCTCTCCATCAACTCCACCTTCTCCCCCACTCTCAGCTCCCTCTCCAACTCCCGAGGTCCTTCAGCTTCCTCCGCCGGCGCCACGTTAACGGCGAAGTCCTCTTCG CCAAGAAGTGGAGTGTACACTGTTGGTGAGTTCATGACTAAGAAGGATGACTTGCATGTGGTCAAACCTACCACCACTGTTGATGAAG CTCTAGAAATCCTTGTGGAGAATAGGATTACAGGATTTCCTGTGATCGACCAAGACTGGAAGCTG GTTGGGCTTGTTTCAGATTATGATTTGTTGGCTCTGGACTCCATCTCTG GTAGTGGAAGTACAGAAAATGCCATGTTCCCTGAGGTTGACAGCACCTGGAAA ACTTTCAATGCAGTGCAAAAGCTACTGAGCAAAACCAATGGGAAGCTTGTTGGAGATTTAATGACACCAGCTCCAGTTGTTGTTGAGGAAAATACCAACCTCGAAGATGCTGCTAA AATCTTGCTCGAGACCAAATATCGCAGGCTCCCTGTGGTAGATTCCCATGGAAAATTG GTTGGTATTATCACAAGAGGTAACGTGGTTAGAGCTGCACTTCAAATAAAGCGCGCTGGTGATAGGAACGCTTGA